The Triticum urartu cultivar G1812 chromosome 6, Tu2.1, whole genome shotgun sequence genome includes the window aatcacccagttacgttgtgacgtttggtagcacccaaagtgttcctccggtaaacgggagttgcataatctcatagtcataggaacatgtataagtcatgaagaaagcaatagcaacatactaaacgatcgtgtgctaagctaatggaatgggtcatgtcaatcagatcattcaactaatgatgtgacctcgttaatcaaataacaacactttgttcatggttaggaaacataaccatctttgattaacaagctagtcaagtagaggcatactagtgacactctgtttgtctatgtattcacacatgtattacgtttccgattaatacaattctagcatgaataataaacatttatcatgaaataaggaaataaataataactttattattgcctctagggcatatttccttcaaggttACCAGACCGCGATGAACCAGCTCCGGAGGATCCAGGCACGTGTTGCACCGATGCAATGGATTCGCGCCAGACAGATCCCATCGTCGGTCGGGCGCGGTCCTCCAGGAGCGGTTGAGGGCTATGTGGACGACCATAGCCTCCTCCACCCCGCAAGGGACGACACCCCAGTCGACGGAAACGGACTTGTCGGAGTCAGGTCCGCTTCCCGTCATGTCGAAGAAGGTCGGAGATCGCTGAACGGGAGCTTGGGTGGCGGAGTATAATGGACGGGAGTGGAGTGGAGTGCTAGGATTTGGTCTTGAAAGCGGATGGGGATGAATATATATGGGGTCGGGCGGCCCGGCAAGGGCCAGCTCCAATGTGGCAGACGCGCCCGAGCCatgttgaaagtgcaactatccctaggtggttttggtaattcataacaacatatagctcattgagctaatgctattccaagatgactatttcaggaaagctcaatgattggcatggcatggatgtgaaagtgaaaccctcaaaatgctaaggacaaaggattggctcaagctcaaaagctcaagactcttcattttatattttagtgatccaagatcacattgagtctttaggaaaagccaatactatcaaggagggatgaggtgttgcttaatgagcctcttgcttcatgtgcttagtgatatgctccaaaaccctcaactactttcccatatccacatatgacctaaaccctaagccaaactcggtcctcccgattctttctatccggcgccaccgagtttcacttgtcgtaagccactgccaaaccctagcaattcggttctaccgatagggatctcggtctcaccgagatgggattgcaaactctctgtttccctttcgtaacttttcggtctcgccgaaagagcgaatcggtcccaccaagattgcagtgtaaactctccgtttcctttttgtaacttttcggtctcaccgaaagagcaaatcggtcccaccgagtttacctgaccaactctctggttagcttattaccaaactcggtctcaccgagtttgtgtaatcggtctcaccgagattacgttatgcccaaaccctaaccatatcggtcctaccgagttgcatgtcagtcccaccgaaaatctctaacggtcactaggtttaccttttcggtccgaccgagtttgtcgattcggtcccaccgagattgcaaaactgtgtgtaacggttggattttgtgtggaggctatatatacccctccacctcctcttcattcgtggagagagccatcagaacacatacacaattccaactcatatgttctgagagagaaccacctactcatgtgttgagatcaagatattccattcctaccatatgaatcttgatctctagccttccccaagttgctttccactcaaatcttctttccacaaaatccaaatcctatgagagagagttgagtgttggggagactatcatttgaagcacaagagcaaggagttcatcatcaacacaccatttgttacttcttggagagtggtgtctcctagattggctaggtgtcacttgggagcctccgacaagattgtggagttgaaccaaggagtttgtaagggcaaggagatcgcctacttcgtgaagatctaccgctagtgaggcaagtccttcgtgggcgatggtcatggtgggatagacaaggttgcttcttcgtggacccttcgtgggtggttgcttcttcatggacccttcgtgggtggagccctccgtggactcgcgcaaccattacccttcgtgggtggagccctccgtggactcgcgcgaccgttacccttcgtgggttgaagtctccatcaacgtggatgtaggatagcaccacctatccgaaccacgggaaaaacatccgtgtctccaattgcgtttgaattctccaaacccttccctttacattcttgcaagttgcatgctttactttccgctgccaatatactctttgcatgcttgcttgaattgtgtgatgattgcttgacttgtcctacaatagctaaaatctgccaagaactaaaattgggagaAGGTTAAGTTTTTTCGATCCTACACACGTACGTTCCTTCCGCCAGCGTTTGAGGTCAGTTTGGGACACACATCTAGGTCGCATTTTTCTTTTATGGATCATCCGGGCGTTTGAGGCACCCGTCTATAGATGTTTGAACGTAACGTAGGGAGTGTTGTAAGGTCAATGTTAGGTCCACACTGCTCTCGAGCTTAGTTTCGTACTTCTGTAGTGAAGCCAGGTCTATGTTTCGTTTTGGTCTCAGTTTTAATTGATATCAGGCTGTTTCAGGCTGTTTTAGTGAAATGTTATTTTAAGCGTTGCCCACTCCAGAAGCCATTTTTAGTTGAAACTGCTCTTTGACAGCAGCATTCAACATGTAGGCGCCTGTGTCCAAGTGTCTGGGATATTCAGTGGAAGAAAGAATAGCTTTAGTTTAAAAATGATTTATCAGATACAATACTCATgtaagaaatataagagcgttttgaTCACTAAAACATGAGAAAGAAATGCTGAGGGTGATAGAGAACATGGAATGTTAGCTTGTTGCATATCTAAGCAGTTTCTTTATACTATATGTTTGATGAAGATAGCAGGACCAAATAGGAATATCCACCACAAGAGTGTTTTGCCAAAATAGCCCACCAAGATGCATATTGTCACAGCATAAGCATGCATAAGATGTCTGTGAAAAAAAGGGTTCACAAGCTGCTATCAAAGTAGTCAATTGTGTTGTAGAAGCATGCATAAGATGTCAGCGAACAAAAGGGTTCACAAGCTGCTATCAAAGTAGTCAATTGTGTTGTAGATTATCTTTCCACGGTCTTGTATAACACGGCGTTGTTCAAGTTGCTCACTGGCATCCATCTTGGATAGGTTTTTGTTGAGCTGCTCAAGATCATTTTCAACCCACCGTACGATTGGTTCAGGGATTCCCATGCACGCGCCAGCCTTAAGTGAATACATGAGGGCACACTCCTGCAGCAGTGGGTAGATACCATGCTCCTTTACTGGGGAAATTAAACTTTATAAGCATGATAAGCATACCACAAGAATAGAAGGTGGGACAGTAGATGTTGGAAGTAAACTTACAAGTTGATGCAATTTCGGTGTTTTCCTCGCTGCGGGCAAGAGAAGCATGCAGAATGATCACACGCGCTATTCGATGATATATTGCCAGTAGTTCGAATAATTCCCTTTCATCATCCTTGGCAAGGTCATACTTGTTGACGTCACTGTCCATTTTTTTAAACTGCACAGAAAAAAAAACAGTGAACACCATAAACTAATGCTTGGAATCCAAGACAGATTTTAGATGGATAACCACTTGAGCCGAGCAGGTGCTCAGAGTGTCATTCAGTACAATAGTCATGAAAGTTACAACAGACTATAAATAGTTATCGCGCTTGCCCCAAGGTGAGCCCCTCTAGACATATATTGTGTGCACTAGATCAATATCCAAACTTATATTGGACTCCACTTATCTTCTCAAAAAAATTGAGGACACTAGTGTCATGACCTCTACAGGCCAGCAGGCAAAGTTAGCACTTCAAATACAGAAGTACACACAAAATCAGTTCAAACATTCAAGGAACACAAGCATTTCAGACGTAAAAAGACAGTACAGCATACAGAATTGCAGATGCTAGAGCTATCAAGTTTTACATCAATGCGCAACCAGAAAACATGTGCCAAAAGCAGATCAAATGGAATCAGAAAGATAGCAAGAAACCGCAGGATAACACAACAGCGAACATTAGGCAAGACCAACAGAATTATGGACCGAATTCAGGGCTCACTTATTTACACTCACCGGTTTGTCGATGTCCGGCGGGAGGCCTAGCGAGCAGGCATACTGAAGAGGGAGAAGGTCAGCAATTGGTTGGCTCATGTAATCTGCCGGAAGCTCGTCAGCAAGGATTCGGTACACCTCCTGCAGGTTTTCGTTCTGCGTTCCCGGAGTCTTGGCAGAGGCTTTGCCATAACTTGCTTGCAGCAGAAGAGCTTCCAGCCATACTTCAGGTTGTCGTTGGTCAAGAGGCCATGAAGATGCTTAATCTGAGTTATGATGCGATTGGTTATGAAGCGCTTCTCCTCATGGGTGCCACTGCCCACTTCCTTCTTTGCATTAAGATCTTCAATCTCCTGAGTCACCCATGCATAAATCGGATGAGGGAGGAATATTGAATCAACATGATTTGTGGAGCTCTCAATAGCCAGATCACACAGCTCCTTGAAGACATGGTTTTTGACTGAAAAGAAATTAGAAGCTGGTTCAAGACAGTTACAACAACCACTATAAATTTCAGTATAAAATGGACATGGGCAGTTGATTTTATCATACATTTTCCGGCTCTTGAAGCATTCTCAACGCCATCTGTTGGTAAGGACGCAAGGAGCACTAAATGGCCAGCCAACCGGTGGTACCAAGCATGTATATTGTATGGAACATCATCATTCAAAGAAGACATAGAGGTGGGGATGCTGAACTACAAGACAAACAATAAAATAGCAAAAAATTATTGATGCAGAATGAGCAATTCAGACAATAGTTACATAATAAGAACGTCATACAATAGTTACAGAATAAGAACATACTGGTAAACCAATCGTTGAATCAAGCCCGATCGAGGCAAAATAATCATCAGGATTGGGGAAGAGTCTTGCAATTGGCTTGTCCATATAATCGACCGGGAGTGGGGAGGCCAAGACGCAGAATGCTTTTTGCATCACAACACAAGTGGTTCTGTCCACCAACACCTTGACCACATCTTGGAGCAGAACTTCAAAAGAGTCGGATAGTTCCAAGTTGAGTATGCCCACTGCACGAGCCATCTTCTTCTTGAAGTCAGGATGTATGTTCGCCATTGAGATGCTTAGGCTCTgaaaacagggtggtccaccttATAAAAGTTTGACAACAAATATCACATGTGCACTTTCTAACTAGTTTACCAATGCCACATAGAAATAGATCAATGGCCTTACAAACATACAAAAAATGCCAATTACGTTTCAGTTTTGCATAAGCCTACAGATCCTGAGAGGTTAAACTCAAGCCTGCTTAGTATTCAAATGCTGGGATTCATCATTTGCCCACTGGATCTAGCAAAATACGAACATGAATCTTACCTTGAGGCTCTGGACAAATCGGCCAAAAAAAAAGGTTGCAGGCTGCTGCTCAGCTCCCAGCTGCTAGCTTGCTATGCTGCACGTCTCCAGACCCCAGCGCAGGGTGCACGCCTGCACACCGCCGGCCGCCGGCGAAGCTGCTGCCGCTGGGCGCTGGCCGCTGAAGACTGGGCGCCGTGGCCGGCGCCGGCGTGGAAGCAGCAGGGCGCAGGCGCGCAGCCACTAGCAGGAAGGGCGGCTAGAGTTGACGGCCTACTGGGGAAGGGCGCGGCGTCCGGCGGGAGGCGGCTGGTGCGGCGTGCATCTAGGTTTTGGTGCGGAATGGATACCAAAGGGTACGGGAGCAATGCGGGGCTGCGGGATGCGGGCGTGCATCTGCTTGTGCTGCGGGCTGGGAGAACTGGGCAGCTTGCTGGGCTTGTTTAATTTTTACCTCCGGCCCATTTCCTGATCCTCTGATATATACTCTCTCTGTAATCTAAACATtattatattagtttacggagggagta containing:
- the LOC125515101 gene encoding uncharacterized protein LOC125515101; amino-acid sequence: MKPPSPLRLSQDHFGRRYIRRKILSAAAASRLGCHSLSISMANIHPDFKKKMARAVGILNLELSDSFEVLLQDVVKVLVDRTTCVVMQKAFCVLASPLPVDYMDKPIARLFPNPDDYFASIGLDSTIGLPFSIPTSMSSLNDDVPYNIHAWYHRLAGHLVLLASLPTDGVENASRAGKFKNHVFKELCDLAIESSTNHVDSIFLPHPIYAWVTQEIEDLNAKKEVGSGTHEEKRFITNRIITQIKHLHGLLTNDNLKYGWKLFCCKQVMAKPLPRLRERRTKTCRRCTESLLTSFRQIT